From a single Candidatus Lernaella stagnicola genomic region:
- the polX gene encoding DNA polymerase/3'-5' exonuclease PolX — protein sequence MSMTLAEIAAVFEQAAMLLELSGANPFKIRAYANAARLLPSIEEAVESFLEKAQAGEIKGVGKGLTQDIVELLETGRLQFVEELRAGFPETIFDLFNVPGLGPKKVKVLYRELGIESLGALEQACREQHLARLPGFGKKSQEKILAGVIRMRDYHGRFHVSTARRVADELSAFLQTTGLADRLEVAGSLRRYKETVKDVDLLAASPEPERLMRAFVEYADVLEVTAHGPTKSSIVLKSAGISIDLRVVTSAQFPVAWVHFTGSKEHNTLLRGLAKKRGWKLSEYGLFDGETPFPIEDEAGVYAKFDLPFVPPELREGFDELDLAAAGQLPELLPFGATRGVVHAHSRYSDGLLTLAALAAAVRERGFAYLGITDHSQTAAYAGGLRPDDIKRQHEEIDRLNAELAPFRIFKGIESDILPDGSLDYDEKTLASFDFVIASVHGSFTMDAETMTRRIISAIENPHTTIVGHLTGRLLLTRDAYAVDVNAVLEAAARHNVAVELNANPHRLDLDWRHHRRARELGVKVPICPDAHRAEGINDVHYGEGIARKGGLSALDVPTCLPVDEFGAWLSRRKT from the coding sequence ATGTCGATGACGCTTGCGGAGATCGCCGCTGTTTTCGAACAGGCCGCCATGTTGCTGGAACTAAGCGGCGCTAATCCTTTCAAAATTCGGGCTTACGCGAACGCGGCCCGTCTGCTGCCAAGCATCGAGGAAGCGGTGGAATCGTTTCTCGAAAAGGCGCAAGCCGGCGAAATCAAGGGCGTGGGAAAGGGGCTGACTCAGGACATCGTCGAACTCCTGGAAACCGGTCGCCTACAATTCGTCGAGGAACTGCGCGCCGGATTTCCCGAAACCATTTTCGATCTGTTCAACGTTCCCGGCCTGGGGCCCAAGAAAGTTAAGGTTCTCTACAGAGAGTTGGGTATCGAAAGCCTCGGTGCCCTGGAGCAGGCGTGCCGTGAACAACACCTCGCACGACTGCCGGGCTTCGGTAAAAAGTCGCAGGAGAAAATCCTCGCCGGCGTGATCCGCATGCGCGACTACCACGGCCGTTTTCATGTTTCCACCGCACGCCGTGTCGCCGACGAGTTGTCCGCCTTCCTCCAGACGACCGGTTTGGCTGACCGGCTCGAAGTCGCCGGTTCACTACGCCGTTACAAGGAGACTGTCAAAGACGTGGACCTGCTTGCCGCGTCGCCAGAGCCCGAACGCTTGATGCGCGCGTTTGTCGAATACGCCGACGTTCTGGAGGTTACCGCACACGGGCCGACGAAGTCGTCGATCGTGCTGAAAAGCGCGGGGATCTCGATCGACCTGCGAGTCGTCACGTCCGCGCAATTTCCCGTCGCGTGGGTGCATTTTACGGGCTCGAAGGAACACAACACTCTGCTGCGCGGCTTGGCCAAAAAGCGCGGCTGGAAACTTTCCGAATACGGCCTCTTCGACGGTGAAACCCCCTTCCCCATCGAAGACGAAGCGGGCGTTTACGCAAAATTCGACCTGCCCTTCGTGCCGCCGGAACTGCGAGAGGGCTTCGACGAGCTCGATCTGGCCGCCGCCGGGCAACTGCCGGAATTGCTGCCCTTCGGCGCTACACGGGGCGTCGTGCACGCCCACAGCAGGTATTCCGACGGTCTGCTGACTTTGGCAGCGCTTGCCGCGGCGGTCCGGGAACGCGGGTTCGCGTATTTGGGGATCACCGACCACTCGCAAACCGCAGCCTATGCCGGCGGCTTGCGGCCCGACGACATCAAGCGACAGCATGAGGAGATCGATCGGCTGAATGCGGAACTGGCGCCCTTCCGCATCTTCAAGGGAATCGAAAGCGACATTCTCCCGGATGGTTCGTTGGATTACGACGAGAAGACGCTCGCCTCGTTCGATTTCGTCATTGCGTCCGTGCACGGCAGCTTCACCATGGATGCAGAAACGATGACCCGTCGCATCATCTCGGCCATCGAGAATCCGCATACGACCATTGTCGGGCACTTGACCGGGCGCTTGCTGCTGACCCGCGATGCCTACGCGGTGGACGTCAACGCGGTTCTGGAAGCGGCGGCGAGACACAATGTGGCCGTCGAACTCAACGCGAATCCGCATCGTTTGGACTTGGATTGGCGGCACCACCGGCGTGCCCGCGAGCTCGGAGTCAAGGTGCCGATCTGCCCGGACGCTCACCGCGCCGAAGGCATCAACGACGTTCACTACGGGGAAGGTATCGCCCGCAAAGGAGGGCTGAGCGCCCTCGACGTTCCCACCTGCCTGCCGGTCGATGAGTTCGGCGCGTGGCTAAGCCGGAGGAAAACATGA